The Sphaerospermopsis torques-reginae ITEP-024 genome has a window encoding:
- a CDS encoding dihydroorotase, whose product MINELLQQVRVIDPVSETDQIADVLIVEGEIKAIAPEISEFSADTVIKDCRGLVVGTGLVDLYSHSSEPGFEERETLVSFLQAAQAGGFTRLTVLPDTNPAIDNPALVVQLQQKRVEKGSPHLQVWGGMTLDVAGKQLTEFADLVTAGVVGFTDGKPWENLGIVRRVLEYLQPFGKVVAFSPCDRSLSLNGAMREGAEALRIGLPPIPAIAETSAIAALLELVAEIRTPVHIMRVSTARSVELIATAKFQGLPVTASTTWMHLLLNTADIKSYHTSLHLEPPLGNASDVKALRAGVRGGVIDAIAIDHAAFTYEEKVQAFAESPPGAIGLELALPLLWSNLVETGEFTALELWRVLSNQAAACLQQEMKAIKLGEKAELTLFDPEKIWTVNRQNLCSLADNTPWFGKEIKGRVLQTWC is encoded by the coding sequence CGCTCCCGAAATTTCTGAGTTTAGCGCCGATACTGTTATTAAAGATTGTCGGGGTTTGGTTGTCGGTACTGGGTTAGTTGATTTATATAGTCATTCCAGCGAACCTGGTTTTGAAGAAAGAGAAACTTTGGTTTCTTTTTTGCAAGCTGCTCAAGCTGGTGGTTTTACGAGGTTAACAGTATTACCAGATACAAATCCAGCTATTGATAATCCCGCTTTAGTGGTACAGTTACAGCAAAAAAGAGTAGAGAAAGGTTCACCCCATCTTCAGGTTTGGGGGGGAATGACTTTAGATGTAGCTGGTAAACAGTTAACAGAGTTTGCGGATTTAGTTACTGCTGGAGTTGTGGGTTTTACGGATGGGAAACCTTGGGAAAATTTGGGTATAGTCAGACGGGTTTTGGAATATCTGCAACCTTTTGGTAAAGTTGTGGCGTTTTCTCCCTGCGATCGCTCTTTATCTTTAAATGGGGCAATGCGTGAAGGTGCGGAGGCATTGCGTATCGGTTTACCCCCGATTCCTGCTATTGCGGAAACCAGTGCGATCGCTGCTTTGTTGGAATTAGTTGCGGAAATTAGGACACCGGTACATATTATGCGGGTTTCCACGGCGCGGAGTGTGGAGTTAATTGCTACAGCCAAATTTCAAGGTTTACCAGTGACAGCTAGTACCACTTGGATGCACCTATTATTAAACACCGCAGATATTAAGAGTTATCATACCAGCTTGCATTTAGAACCGCCTTTAGGTAATGCCAGTGATGTGAAAGCTTTGCGTGCTGGTGTGCGTGGAGGTGTGATAGATGCGATCGCTATTGATCATGCAGCTTTCACTTATGAGGAGAAAGTACAAGCTTTTGCAGAATCACCACCGGGGGCAATTGGTTTAGAATTAGCATTACCATTATTGTGGTCAAATTTAGTGGAGACTGGAGAATTTACAGCTTTAGAATTATGGCGTGTTTTGAGTAATCAAGCAGCAGCTTGTTTACAACAAGAAATGAAAGCGATTAAACTTGGTGAAAAAGCAGAATTAACATTATTTGATCCTGAAAAAATCTGGACAGTTAATAGACAAAATCTTTGTTCACTTGCTGATAATACACCTTGGTTTGGCAAAGAAATTAAAGGTCGAGTTTTACAAACTTGGTGTTAA
- a CDS encoding Txe/YoeB family addiction module toxin gives MTKVAFEPEAFEQLGAWGKEDKKVFKKILELIKDIQRKPFSGIGKPEPLKYELQGYWSRRITDKHRLVYKVEEDLLIIIILSCKYHYD, from the coding sequence ATGACAAAAGTAGCATTTGAACCAGAAGCTTTTGAACAACTGGGTGCATGGGGAAAGGAAGATAAAAAGGTTTTTAAGAAAATCCTAGAACTAATTAAAGATATCCAAAGAAAACCATTTTCTGGTATAGGTAAACCAGAACCTCTAAAATATGAATTACAAGGTTATTGGTCACGACGAATTACAGATAAACATAGGTTAGTTTACAAAGTTGAAGAAGATTTATTGATTATTATTATTCTGTCCTGTAAATATCATTATGACTGA